A DNA window from Actinokineospora baliensis contains the following coding sequences:
- the folP gene encoding dihydropteroate synthase: MTLLPAPGRCAVMGVLNVTPDSFSDGGRYLHVDDAIGHGVRIWRSGADLVDVGGESTRPGALRVDADTEIDRVVPVIRELAAAGVRVSVDTTRAKVAEAAVAAGAVVINDVSGGLADPDMARVAADTGVPWILMHWRGHSRDMDALAEYTDVVAEVRAELLARVDAALTAGVAEAAIAIDPGIGFAKSSDHNWALLRDLGALLDLGFPVLLGVSRKRFLGKLLADQDGTPRPPRGREDATAAVTAIAATAGVWGVRVHDVRRSLDAVAVAAAMTGAR; the protein is encoded by the coding sequence GTGACCCTGCTGCCCGCTCCCGGCCGGTGCGCGGTCATGGGCGTGCTCAACGTGACCCCCGACTCGTTCTCCGACGGCGGTCGCTACCTGCACGTCGACGACGCCATCGGGCACGGGGTGCGGATCTGGCGCAGCGGCGCCGACCTGGTCGACGTGGGCGGTGAGTCGACGCGGCCGGGGGCGCTTCGGGTCGACGCGGACACCGAGATCGACCGGGTGGTGCCGGTGATCAGGGAGCTCGCCGCGGCCGGGGTGCGGGTCAGCGTGGACACCACCAGGGCGAAGGTGGCCGAGGCCGCCGTCGCCGCCGGGGCCGTGGTGATCAACGACGTCTCCGGCGGCCTCGCCGACCCGGACATGGCCAGGGTCGCCGCCGACACCGGGGTGCCGTGGATCCTCATGCACTGGCGCGGGCACAGCCGCGACATGGACGCGCTCGCCGAGTACACCGACGTGGTCGCCGAGGTCCGGGCCGAGCTGCTGGCCAGGGTGGACGCCGCGCTGACCGCGGGCGTCGCCGAGGCGGCCATCGCGATCGATCCCGGCATCGGGTTCGCCAAGAGCAGCGACCACAACTGGGCGCTGCTGCGCGATCTCGGCGCCCTGCTCGACCTGGGGTTCCCCGTGCTGCTGGGGGTCTCGCGCAAGCGGTTCCTCGGCAAGCTGCTCGCCGACCAGGACGGCACCCCGCGGCCGCCGCGCGGTCGGGAGGACGCCACCGCCGCGGTCACCGCCATCGCCGCGACCGCGGGCGTCTGGGGTGTCCGGGTGCACGACGTGCGGCGCTCGTTGGACGCGGTGGCCGTGGCCGCGGCGATGACAGGAGCCAGATGA
- a CDS encoding DUF6779 domain-containing protein — MTGRTDPPTQGSSAARALLFAALGLALASTAVLVLSDSLRWMRLGVVAALWAALAGAFLAARYRRQVADRAEEAAQLQHVYELELEREVAARREHELEVEATTRRKVEEETSNDLDALREELKNLRQSLEVLLSGGEVFVERFALHAEATRMRGLEGGAIAARPANQVRHITAAGEPDTQLIGRVPRANWTGEEEPDRIDPDWTPSWESSRQAPIPAQNRVRPAQARSIAPGRQEAEAAQPRRADVSQEVARPAARPQQRPEPTRRTAANGTRPGPEASQEFSPVRRDANGTQRGPEASQELAPIRRDANGAARGAEANQGRRDASSAPRGQETARRDANGVGRGPEASQEFSAARRDASGVAWDAEASQEFAPVRRDAASRGPQVGQEFGPARRDANGAPWDAEASQEFGPDRRDATSRAPQGGQGARGPEASQEFSPVRRDAASRGPQASQVVRGPEASQEFGPVRRDSRGPQVSQEFPAVRRDSHGVGPQVSQELPAVRRDANGAAAQVSQEFRRDPAGAAPGSQVSQELAVARRAPAAAPDFSAVRPSPPDFRAPVAGPQASQEFAPVRRQAEQYPPARLSAPGPMSQPPAPGAQPPASVSQRPAPVAQSQASVSQSAARPPAANHPAPVAPAAQPAAARDLPPTHRPRSAERTEVAMQPAPEPGGRRRAVTGTFPPVTAESQPDSGGRRRRAEGAPTWQETIEPEDTGSHSSGKSVSELLAAHGAGNAPRRHRRRGEE; from the coding sequence ATGACGGGCCGGACCGACCCCCCAACGCAGGGTTCCAGCGCAGCGCGCGCCCTGCTGTTCGCCGCTTTAGGCCTGGCCCTGGCCTCGACCGCGGTGCTGGTCCTCAGCGACTCGCTGCGGTGGATGCGGCTGGGCGTGGTCGCCGCGCTCTGGGCCGCCCTAGCCGGGGCCTTCCTCGCCGCCCGCTACCGCAGGCAGGTCGCCGACCGCGCCGAAGAGGCTGCGCAGCTGCAGCACGTGTATGAGCTCGAGCTCGAACGCGAGGTCGCCGCCCGCCGTGAGCACGAACTCGAGGTCGAGGCCACCACCCGGCGCAAGGTCGAAGAAGAGACCTCCAACGACCTCGACGCGCTGCGCGAGGAGCTCAAGAACCTCCGCCAGAGCCTCGAAGTGTTGCTCAGCGGCGGCGAGGTCTTCGTCGAGCGCTTCGCCCTGCACGCCGAAGCGACCCGCATGCGCGGCCTCGAAGGCGGCGCCATCGCCGCCCGGCCTGCCAACCAGGTCCGCCACATCACCGCCGCGGGCGAGCCGGACACCCAGCTGATCGGCCGCGTCCCCCGCGCGAACTGGACCGGGGAAGAAGAACCGGACCGCATAGACCCCGACTGGACCCCCTCCTGGGAGTCGTCCCGCCAAGCCCCCATCCCCGCCCAAAACCGCGTCCGCCCCGCCCAAGCCCGCAGCATCGCCCCAGGACGCCAAGAGGCCGAAGCCGCACAGCCCCGCCGCGCGGACGTGAGCCAAGAAGTCGCACGCCCCGCCGCCCGTCCACAGCAGCGCCCCGAGCCCACCCGCCGTACCGCCGCCAATGGCACCCGGCCCGGCCCAGAGGCCAGCCAAGAGTTCAGCCCGGTGCGCCGCGACGCCAACGGCACGCAGCGGGGCCCGGAAGCCAGCCAGGAACTCGCCCCTATCCGACGAGACGCCAATGGTGCCGCGAGGGGTGCTGAGGCGAATCAGGGCCGCCGCGACGCGAGCTCTGCGCCGCGCGGCCAAGAGACTGCCCGCCGGGACGCCAATGGCGTCGGGCGGGGACCGGAAGCCAGCCAGGAGTTCAGCGCTGCCCGGCGGGATGCCAGTGGAGTCGCGTGGGATGCGGAGGCGAGTCAGGAGTTCGCTCCTGTTCGGCGGGATGCCGCCTCGCGTGGTCCGCAGGTCGGCCAGGAGTTCGGCCCGGCTCGGCGGGATGCCAACGGGGCCCCGTGGGATGCGGAGGCCAGCCAGGAGTTCGGGCCCGATCGGCGGGACGCCACTTCGCGTGCCCCACAGGGTGGCCAGGGCGCGCGTGGGCCTGAGGCCAGCCAGGAGTTCAGTCCTGTTCGGCGGGATGCCGCTTCGCGTGGTCCGCAGGCCAGTCAGGTCGTGCGCGGGCCTGAGGCGAGTCAGGAGTTCGGCCCCGTCCGGCGGGACTCGCGCGGCCCCCAGGTGAGCCAAGAGTTCCCCGCGGTTCGCCGCGACTCCCATGGTGTTGGCCCGCAGGTGAGCCAAGAGCTCCCCGCTGTCCGCCGGGACGCCAATGGCGCTGCCGCCCAGGTGAGCCAGGAGTTCCGCCGTGACCCCGCTGGTGCCGCGCCCGGCTCGCAGGTGAGCCAAGAACTCGCCGTGGCTCGGCGGGCACCGGCCGCCGCCCCCGACTTCTCCGCTGTGCGCCCGAGCCCACCGGACTTCCGCGCCCCGGTCGCCGGGCCGCAGGCGAGTCAGGAGTTCGCGCCGGTGCGCCGACAGGCCGAGCAGTACCCCCCGGCCCGGCTATCGGCCCCCGGGCCCATGTCGCAGCCCCCGGCGCCAGGTGCACAGCCCCCGGCGTCGGTGTCGCAGCGCCCAGCGCCAGTCGCCCAGTCCCAGGCGTCGGTGTCGCAGTCCGCGGCACGGCCACCAGCCGCCAACCACCCGGCGCCGGTTGCGCCCGCCGCCCAGCCCGCTGCCGCGCGGGACCTCCCGCCCACCCACCGGCCGCGGTCGGCCGAGCGCACCGAGGTGGCCATGCAGCCCGCCCCCGAGCCCGGTGGTCGCAGGCGCGCGGTGACCGGCACGTTCCCCCCGGTCACCGCAGAGAGCCAGCCGGACAGCGGTGGCAGGCGGCGTCGGGCTGAGGGTGCGCCGACCTGGCAGGAGACCATCGAGCCGGAGGACACCGGGTCGCACTCGTCCGGCAAGTCCGTCAGCGAGTTGCTCGCCGCGCACGGCGCCGGGAACGCGCCTCGCAGGCACCGTCGTCGCGGCGAGGAGTGA
- the ftsH gene encoding ATP-dependent zinc metalloprotease FtsH, translating into MDRKRLLRNPLLWILAVLLIYFAFSMLFDDTRGYTSVPTSKAIAQIEAGNVKTAELGDKEQQLKLTLNAPIDQDGKQVTQILAQYPDGATADIYKALIAKTGTEFKTTVTQDSFLTQILIFLIPLVLLLLLLMWMMNNVQGGGNRVLNFGKSKAKQLPKDMPKTTFADVAGADEAVEELHEIKDFLQNPARYQALGAKIPKGVLLYGPPGTGKTLLARAVAGEAGVPFYSISGSDFVEMFVGVGASRVRDLFEQAKQNAPCIIFVDEIDAVGRQRGAGLGGGHDEREQTLNQLLVEMDGFDARGGIILIAATNRPDILDPALLRPGRFDRQIPVSAPDLTGRKKILQVHSKGKPMAQDADLDSLAKRTVGMSGADLANVLNEAALLTARQNGALITAAALEESVDRVIGGPARKSRIISDKEKKITAYHEGGHALAAWAMPDLEPVYKLTILPRGRTGGHALVVPEDDKQLMTRSEMIARLVFALGGRSAEELVFHEPTTGASSDIDQATKIAKAMVTEYGMSARLGAVRYGQDQGDPFLGRSMGHGADYSLEVAHEIDEEVRKLIEAAHTEAWDVLNTYRDVLDDLVVELLEKETLTRKDLERIFSKVEKRPRITAFNDFGERTPSDKPPIKTRREQAIERGETWPEEAPREPVPTPVGAIPGAGDLPGGPPRTNPELPPGNGVGPNGTPPPYGSPPPYGSTPYGTPQQPPPYGQQTGRHAGPPHYGAPPGWTPATGPTRPSGPHQSWQPSWGERRNDAQQHGDRQQYGEHQHGDRQADPTDRDQDSGGRSNGS; encoded by the coding sequence ATGGACCGCAAGCGCCTGCTTCGCAACCCGCTGCTGTGGATCCTGGCGGTGTTGCTGATCTACTTCGCCTTCAGCATGCTGTTCGACGACACGCGTGGCTACACCTCGGTGCCCACGTCGAAAGCCATCGCGCAGATCGAGGCGGGCAACGTCAAGACCGCCGAGCTCGGTGACAAGGAACAGCAGCTCAAGCTGACCCTCAACGCGCCGATCGACCAGGACGGCAAGCAGGTCACCCAGATCCTGGCGCAGTACCCCGACGGGGCGACCGCCGACATCTACAAGGCCCTGATCGCCAAGACCGGCACCGAGTTCAAGACGACCGTCACCCAGGACTCGTTCCTGACCCAGATCCTGATCTTCCTCATCCCGCTGGTGCTGCTGTTGCTGCTGCTGATGTGGATGATGAACAACGTCCAGGGCGGCGGGAACCGGGTGCTCAACTTCGGCAAGTCCAAGGCCAAGCAGTTGCCCAAGGACATGCCCAAGACCACCTTCGCCGACGTCGCCGGTGCCGACGAGGCCGTCGAGGAACTGCACGAGATCAAGGACTTCCTGCAGAACCCGGCCCGCTACCAGGCGCTCGGCGCGAAGATCCCCAAGGGCGTGCTGCTCTACGGCCCGCCAGGAACCGGCAAGACCCTGCTGGCCAGGGCAGTCGCCGGTGAGGCGGGGGTGCCGTTCTACTCGATCTCCGGGTCGGACTTCGTCGAGATGTTCGTCGGCGTCGGCGCCTCCCGGGTCCGCGACCTGTTCGAGCAGGCCAAGCAGAACGCCCCGTGCATCATCTTCGTCGACGAGATCGACGCGGTCGGCCGCCAGCGTGGCGCGGGCCTCGGCGGCGGCCACGACGAGCGCGAGCAGACCCTCAACCAGCTGCTGGTCGAGATGGACGGCTTCGACGCCCGCGGCGGCATCATCCTGATCGCGGCCACCAACCGGCCCGACATCCTGGACCCGGCGCTGCTGCGCCCCGGCCGGTTCGACCGGCAGATCCCGGTGTCGGCACCCGACCTGACCGGCCGCAAGAAGATCCTGCAGGTCCACTCCAAGGGCAAGCCGATGGCCCAGGACGCCGACCTCGACAGCCTGGCCAAGCGCACCGTCGGCATGTCCGGCGCCGACCTGGCCAACGTGCTCAACGAGGCGGCCCTGCTCACCGCGCGGCAGAACGGCGCGCTGATCACCGCCGCCGCGCTGGAGGAGTCGGTCGACCGGGTGATCGGCGGGCCCGCCCGCAAGAGCCGGATCATCTCCGACAAGGAGAAGAAGATCACGGCCTACCACGAGGGCGGCCACGCGCTCGCCGCGTGGGCGATGCCCGACCTGGAGCCGGTCTACAAGCTCACGATCCTGCCCCGCGGCCGCACCGGCGGGCACGCGCTGGTCGTCCCCGAGGACGACAAGCAGCTGATGACCCGCTCGGAGATGATCGCCAGGCTGGTGTTCGCCCTCGGCGGCCGCTCGGCCGAGGAGCTGGTCTTCCACGAGCCGACCACCGGCGCCTCCAGCGACATCGACCAGGCCACCAAGATCGCCAAGGCGATGGTCACCGAGTACGGCATGAGCGCCCGCCTCGGCGCGGTCCGCTACGGCCAGGACCAGGGCGACCCGTTCCTCGGCCGGTCGATGGGCCACGGCGCCGACTACTCGCTCGAGGTCGCGCACGAGATCGACGAGGAGGTGCGCAAGCTCATCGAGGCCGCGCACACCGAGGCGTGGGACGTGCTCAACACCTACCGCGACGTGCTCGACGACCTGGTCGTGGAGCTGCTGGAGAAGGAAACGCTCACCCGCAAGGACCTGGAGCGGATCTTCTCCAAGGTGGAGAAGCGGCCGAGGATCACCGCGTTCAACGACTTCGGCGAGCGCACCCCCTCGGACAAGCCGCCGATCAAGACCCGCCGCGAGCAGGCCATCGAGCGCGGTGAGACCTGGCCGGAGGAGGCCCCGCGCGAGCCGGTACCGACCCCGGTCGGCGCCATCCCCGGCGCGGGCGACCTGCCGGGCGGCCCGCCCAGGACCAACCCCGAGCTGCCCCCGGGCAACGGCGTCGGTCCTAACGGGACACCGCCGCCGTACGGGTCGCCGCCGCCCTACGGCAGCACGCCCTACGGCACCCCCCAGCAGCCGCCGCCCTACGGCCAGCAGACCGGCAGGCACGCGGGCCCGCCGCACTACGGCGCCCCGCCCGGGTGGACCCCGGCCACCGGCCCCACCCGGCCGTCCGGTCCGCACCAGTCGTGGCAGCCGTCGTGGGGTGAGCGCCGCAACGACGCCCAGCAGCACGGTGACCGCCAGCAGTACGGTGAGCACCAGCACGGTGACCGCCAGGCTGATCCCACTGACCGGGATCAGGACTCCGGTGGGCGCTCCAACGGTTCCTGA
- a CDS encoding DUF3180 domain-containing protein, whose amino-acid sequence MRFTKARDLVPAGLLGAVVVYLALRLLYGELPPLPRLAGITLLVLAVVEALFGFGLRGRIKTGKPIQALTAARAVALAKASSLLGAIMLGAWLGVLAYVVPESAQVDAARHDVASAAVGLVCAAALIGGALWLEFCCRTPDDPDDQRRRPIG is encoded by the coding sequence ATGAGGTTCACCAAGGCCCGCGATCTCGTGCCTGCTGGCCTATTAGGCGCGGTTGTCGTCTACCTCGCGTTGCGCCTCCTCTATGGCGAGCTGCCACCGCTGCCCCGATTGGCCGGTATCACCCTGTTGGTGCTGGCTGTCGTAGAAGCCCTGTTCGGGTTCGGTTTGCGCGGTCGGATCAAGACCGGGAAGCCCATCCAGGCGCTGACCGCCGCCCGCGCGGTCGCCCTGGCGAAGGCGTCCTCCCTGCTCGGGGCGATCATGCTCGGCGCCTGGCTGGGCGTGCTGGCCTACGTCGTGCCCGAAAGCGCCCAGGTCGACGCGGCCCGCCACGACGTGGCCAGCGCGGCCGTCGGGCTGGTCTGCGCGGCGGCCCTGATCGGCGGCGCGCTCTGGCTGGAGTTCTGCTGCCGGACACCGGACGATCCCGATGACCAGCGTCGCCGCCCGATCGGGTGA
- a CDS encoding PrsW family intramembrane metalloprotease, which translates to MSDGVPRRHLPRRLTVLLPVAGLVVLAGCGLTLLALSTARVGWVAELVGVAGALLPVGPVVAAFLWVDRWEPEPARLLWLAFGWGACVATVTALLINNTAEAVGDLLLGKGSGDKISAMVSAPLVEEGVKGLFVLGILLFLREEFDGVVDGIVYAGLVAAGFAFTENIYYFGRAFAEYGFGDSTSPGVVAAFILRGVLSPFTHPLFTVMIGIGFGVAARSAARRTRVLAPLLGYLAAVVLHALWNTTATIGTANTFLTVYFLVMVPLFGAVVYFVHWHRKREQRVVAAQLPAMVDTGVIVVSEVDLLASMKGRKKWRSQVRAQSGPDAAKAVADYQAAVSELAFLRHAVAAGSAGVDADGREARLLDVVRQARRKAVDVARATR; encoded by the coding sequence GTGTCTGACGGGGTTCCGCGGCGGCACCTCCCGCGGCGGTTGACGGTTCTCTTGCCGGTCGCCGGGTTGGTGGTGCTGGCCGGTTGTGGGTTGACGTTGCTCGCGTTGAGCACCGCGCGGGTCGGCTGGGTGGCCGAACTGGTCGGTGTGGCTGGCGCGCTGCTGCCGGTCGGGCCGGTGGTCGCGGCGTTCCTGTGGGTGGACCGGTGGGAGCCGGAACCGGCCAGGCTGCTGTGGCTGGCCTTCGGCTGGGGTGCCTGCGTCGCGACGGTCACCGCGCTGCTGATCAACAACACCGCCGAGGCCGTCGGTGATCTGCTGCTCGGCAAGGGCAGCGGCGACAAGATCAGCGCCATGGTGTCCGCCCCGCTGGTCGAGGAGGGCGTCAAGGGCCTGTTCGTGCTGGGGATCCTGCTGTTCCTGCGCGAGGAGTTCGACGGCGTCGTCGACGGCATCGTCTACGCGGGACTGGTGGCGGCCGGGTTCGCCTTCACCGAGAACATCTACTACTTCGGCCGCGCCTTCGCCGAGTACGGCTTCGGGGACAGCACCTCGCCTGGGGTGGTGGCCGCGTTCATCCTGCGCGGGGTGCTCTCGCCGTTCACCCACCCGCTGTTCACCGTGATGATCGGCATCGGCTTCGGTGTGGCGGCCAGGTCGGCGGCCAGGCGCACCCGGGTCTTGGCGCCGCTGCTGGGCTACCTCGCTGCCGTCGTGTTGCACGCGTTGTGGAACACGACCGCCACGATCGGGACCGCGAACACCTTCCTCACCGTGTACTTCCTGGTCATGGTCCCGCTGTTCGGCGCGGTGGTGTACTTCGTGCACTGGCACCGCAAGCGCGAGCAGCGGGTCGTGGCGGCGCAGTTGCCCGCCATGGTCGACACCGGGGTCATCGTTGTGTCCGAAGTGGACCTGTTGGCCAGCATGAAGGGCCGCAAGAAGTGGCGCTCGCAGGTGCGCGCCCAGTCCGGACCGGACGCGGCGAAGGCCGTGGCCGACTACCAGGCCGCGGTCAGCGAGCTCGCCTTCCTGCGCCACGCGGTGGCCGCGGGCAGCGCGGGCGTCGACGCCGACGGCCGGGAGGCGCGGCTGCTCGACGTGGTCCGGCAGGCCCGCCGCAAGGCGGTCGATGTGGCGCGGGCGACCCGGTGA
- a CDS encoding zinc-dependent metalloprotease — translation MNTTGADVVGSTGGAPPVDWDLAVSTARRLVRPGPVVTREVAGHTVERLREVTADAEAHVRRLTGLGMGLPLLPGDVVDREQWVQAAADSIAALTTNALPSRPSRVVGGVLAGTAGVQAGMVLAYLSSRVLGQYDPFGGDGGRLLLVAPNIVAAHQALDVPPEDFRMWVCLHECTHRLQFTAVPWLRSYFQEQVADFLSGLDENANSAVARLPELLRRARTKPDPTTSGGPLGLMEALQAPEQRAVFDRLIAISTLLEGHADHVMDAVGPMVVPTVAMIRERFTVRRRGGGLLDRVLRNLLGVDAKMKQYAVGAKFTSHVIGEVGMDRFNTIWTSPDTLPLRSELSDPPAWIRRVT, via the coding sequence GTGAACACGACCGGCGCGGACGTGGTGGGGTCGACCGGCGGGGCGCCTCCGGTCGACTGGGACCTGGCGGTCTCGACCGCCCGGCGGCTCGTCCGCCCCGGCCCGGTCGTGACCAGGGAGGTCGCCGGGCACACGGTTGAGCGGCTGCGGGAGGTCACCGCGGACGCCGAGGCGCACGTGCGGCGGTTGACCGGGCTCGGCATGGGTCTGCCGCTGCTCCCCGGGGACGTCGTGGACCGGGAGCAGTGGGTCCAGGCGGCCGCGGACAGCATCGCCGCGCTCACCACCAACGCCCTGCCCAGCAGGCCCAGCCGCGTTGTTGGCGGCGTCTTGGCGGGGACGGCGGGTGTGCAGGCCGGGATGGTCTTGGCCTACCTGAGCAGTCGCGTCCTCGGTCAGTACGACCCGTTCGGCGGTGACGGGGGCAGGCTGCTCCTAGTGGCGCCGAACATCGTGGCCGCGCACCAGGCGTTGGACGTGCCGCCCGAGGACTTCCGCATGTGGGTGTGCCTCCACGAATGCACCCACCGGCTGCAGTTCACCGCAGTGCCGTGGCTGCGCTCCTACTTCCAGGAGCAGGTGGCCGACTTCCTGAGCGGCCTGGACGAGAACGCCAACAGCGCTGTGGCGAGGCTGCCAGAACTGTTGCGACGGGCCAGGACAAAGCCGGACCCCACAACCTCTGGTGGTCCTCTGGGGTTGATGGAGGCGTTGCAAGCTCCGGAGCAGCGCGCGGTTTTCGACCGTCTTATCGCCATCTCGACCCTCTTGGAGGGCCACGCCGATCACGTCATGGACGCTGTTGGTCCGATGGTCGTCCCCACGGTCGCCATGATCCGAGAGCGGTTCACCGTTCGCAGACGAGGCGGCGGGCTCCTCGATCGCGTGCTGCGCAACCTCTTGGGCGTAGACGCGAAGATGAAGCAGTACGCCGTGGGCGCCAAGTTCACCTCACACGTGATCGGTGAGGTGGGCATGGACAGGTTCAACACCATCTGGACTTCCCCGGACACGCTGCCGTTGAGGAGCGAACTGAGCGACCCGCCCGCCTGGATCCGCCGCGTCACGTGA
- the tilS gene encoding tRNA lysidine(34) synthetase TilS, producing MTEKPHPAVADVRRAVRDLLHDVQPDGRIAVAVSGGADSLALAAAAAHVGRKSGLKVTGLIVDHRLQPGSAETSARAAEQLAALGLDDVRVLPVTVDGKGGLEAAARRARYAALRAAADSWVLLGHTRDDQAETVLLGLGRGSGPRSIAGMRPLDHPWGRPLLTIPRATTQAACQALGITPWQDPHNADPRFTRVRLRHEVLPLLDDVLQGGVAAALARTAAQLRDDLAALDDLAVEAHDRASTGDELHVAELTPLPPALRRRVLRTWLTRVGVPELTDAHLRATDGLLSDWHGQRGIALPGGLVARRAHGRLTCTRLNS from the coding sequence GTGACCGAGAAGCCCCACCCCGCGGTGGCCGACGTCCGGCGCGCCGTGCGTGACCTGCTCCACGACGTACAGCCAGACGGCAGGATCGCCGTCGCTGTGTCGGGTGGCGCCGACTCCTTGGCACTCGCTGCGGCTGCCGCTCATGTAGGCCGCAAGTCCGGCCTTAAGGTGACCGGCTTGATCGTCGACCACCGTCTACAGCCAGGGTCGGCCGAAACCTCCGCCCGCGCCGCTGAGCAACTCGCCGCCCTAGGCCTCGACGACGTCCGCGTCCTGCCAGTCACCGTCGACGGCAAAGGCGGACTGGAAGCCGCTGCCCGCCGAGCCCGCTACGCGGCACTACGCGCAGCGGCCGACTCCTGGGTCCTGCTCGGCCACACCCGCGACGACCAGGCCGAGACCGTGCTGCTCGGCCTAGGCCGCGGTTCCGGCCCGCGCTCCATCGCGGGCATGCGGCCGCTGGACCACCCCTGGGGCCGCCCTCTCCTCACCATCCCCAGGGCTACTACGCAGGCGGCGTGCCAGGCCCTCGGCATCACCCCGTGGCAAGACCCGCACAACGCCGACCCCCGCTTCACCCGAGTCCGTCTAAGGCACGAGGTCTTGCCGCTGCTGGATGACGTCCTCCAAGGCGGGGTCGCCGCCGCGCTCGCCCGCACCGCCGCGCAGTTGCGTGACGACCTCGCCGCGCTCGACGACCTCGCCGTCGAAGCCCACGACCGCGCCAGCACCGGCGACGAGCTGCACGTGGCTGAACTCACCCCGCTACCCCCCGCCCTGCGCCGCCGAGTGCTGCGGACCTGGCTGACCCGGGTCGGGGTGCCCGAACTCACCGACGCCCACCTGCGCGCCACCGACGGCCTCCTGTCCGACTGGCACGGTCAGCGCGGGATCGCCCTGCCGGGCGGGTTGGTGGCACGACGTGCACATGGCAGGCTCACGTGCACAAGGCTGAACTCCTGA
- the hpt gene encoding hypoxanthine phosphoribosyltransferase — protein sequence MYDGDISSVLITEQQLDEKIAELAKQVGHDYPENGSDLVLVGVLKGAVMFMTDLARALPVPVQLEFMAVSSYGSATSSSGVVRILKDLDRDIAGRDVLIVEDIIDSGLTLSWLLKNLASRGPRSLEVCTLLRKPDAVKVDVPVRYVGFEIPNEFVVGYGLDFAERYRDLPYIGTLDPRVYTS from the coding sequence GTGTACGACGGCGACATCTCCTCGGTGTTGATCACCGAGCAGCAGCTGGACGAGAAGATCGCCGAGCTGGCCAAGCAGGTCGGGCACGACTACCCGGAGAACGGCTCGGACCTGGTGCTGGTCGGGGTGCTCAAGGGCGCGGTCATGTTCATGACCGACCTGGCCAGGGCGCTGCCGGTCCCGGTGCAGCTGGAGTTCATGGCGGTCAGCTCCTACGGCTCGGCCACCTCGTCCTCCGGGGTCGTGCGCATCCTCAAGGACCTCGACCGCGACATCGCGGGCCGCGACGTGCTCATCGTCGAGGACATCATCGACTCGGGGCTCACCCTGTCCTGGCTGCTCAAGAACCTCGCCTCGCGCGGGCCCCGCTCGCTGGAGGTCTGCACGCTGCTGCGCAAGCCGGACGCGGTGAAGGTCGACGTGCCGGTGCGCTACGTCGGCTTCGAGATCCCCAACGAGTTCGTGGTCGGCTACGGCCTCGACTTCGCCGAGCGCTACCGCGACCTGCCCTACATCGGGACGCTCGACCCGCGCGTCTACACCTCCTGA
- the folK gene encoding 2-amino-4-hydroxy-6-hydroxymethyldihydropteridine diphosphokinase encodes MSRAVLSLGSNLGDRLANLRIAVDGLAGVLVAVSPVYETAAWGVTDQPDFLNAVCVVDDPGTDAWGWLRRGQALENVAGRVRELRWGPRTLDVDVVVVDGVVSSDPELLLPHPGTHERATVLIPWLDIDPNAVVPGRGRADALLAALDTDGVRRRDDLELR; translated from the coding sequence GTGAGCCGGGCCGTTCTCTCGCTCGGGTCCAACCTGGGGGACCGGCTGGCCAACCTGCGGATCGCGGTGGACGGGCTCGCCGGGGTTCTCGTGGCCGTCTCGCCGGTCTACGAGACCGCCGCGTGGGGGGTGACCGACCAGCCCGACTTCCTCAACGCCGTGTGCGTGGTGGACGACCCGGGCACGGATGCGTGGGGATGGCTGCGTCGTGGTCAGGCGCTGGAGAACGTCGCTGGGCGGGTCCGTGAGCTGCGGTGGGGTCCTCGGACGCTGGACGTCGATGTAGTGGTGGTCGATGGCGTAGTGAGCTCAGACCCGGAGCTGCTCTTGCCGCACCCGGGCACCCACGAACGCGCAACGGTGTTGATCCCCTGGCTCGACATAGACCCGAACGCGGTCGTACCCGGTCGAGGTAGAGCGGACGCACTGCTGGCCGCCTTGGACACTGACGGTGTGCGTAGGCGCGACGACCTGGAGCTGCGATGA
- the folB gene encoding dihydroneopterin aldolase, with protein MTDRITLTGLRVRGHHGVFDHEKRDGQDFVVDITLWLDLREAAATDDLRHTVHYGELAERAAAVVAGPPRDLIETVAAEIADGEMTDDRVLAVEVTVHKPAAPIPLSFADVAVTVRRSRRR; from the coding sequence ATGACCGACCGGATCACCCTCACCGGCCTGCGCGTGCGCGGCCACCACGGCGTGTTCGACCACGAGAAGCGCGACGGGCAGGACTTCGTCGTCGACATCACCCTGTGGCTGGACCTGCGCGAGGCCGCCGCCACCGACGACCTGCGGCACACCGTGCACTACGGCGAGCTGGCCGAGCGGGCCGCCGCCGTGGTCGCCGGGCCGCCGCGGGACCTCATCGAGACCGTCGCCGCGGAGATCGCCGACGGGGAGATGACCGACGACCGCGTGCTCGCCGTCGAGGTCACGGTGCACAAGCCCGCCGCGCCGATCCCGCTGAGCTTCGCCGACGTCGCGGTCACCGTGCGCCGGTCCCGCCGCCGGTGA